A window from Thermincola ferriacetica encodes these proteins:
- a CDS encoding peptidase U32 family protein, whose amino-acid sequence MYGADAVYIGGHRYGLRAAAGNFTIEDMKTGVEFAHTRGVKVYVTVNIFAHNRDLPGLPAYLKQLRNIGVDALIVSDPGIFAICRDIAPEIPVHLSTQANTTNWASADFWRRQGVERIVLARELSLAEIKEIHDRVDIELEAFVHGAMCISYSGRCLLSNFMTGRSANLGECTQPCRWKYALVEENRPGQYFPIMEDERGSYIFNSQDLCMIRHIPELVTAGIRSFKIEGRMKSIHYVATVLKAYRQAIDTFMENPEQYRFREEWLEEIMKVSHREYTTGFYFGRQPAAENYSCSYKRTYDFVGLVKEYLAEEQTAVVEQRNRFARGDRVEIVGPNMGPMEVEINEMWDEDGQPIEAAPHPQQIVKIKMPVRVEPFSLIRRAKPEAEHKLP is encoded by the coding sequence ATGTATGGAGCCGATGCCGTATATATTGGAGGACACCGCTACGGGTTGCGGGCAGCAGCGGGTAATTTCACCATTGAAGACATGAAAACGGGTGTGGAATTTGCCCATACGAGAGGTGTCAAGGTTTATGTTACCGTCAATATCTTTGCCCATAACCGGGACCTGCCCGGTTTGCCCGCATATTTAAAGCAGTTAAGGAATATAGGCGTGGACGCCCTGATTGTGTCCGATCCCGGAATTTTTGCCATCTGCCGGGATATTGCGCCGGAAATACCTGTGCATCTGAGCACTCAGGCCAATACCACCAACTGGGCCAGCGCGGACTTTTGGCGCCGGCAGGGAGTAGAAAGAATAGTATTGGCCAGGGAACTGTCCCTGGCAGAGATAAAAGAGATTCATGACAGGGTGGATATTGAGCTGGAAGCCTTTGTACACGGAGCCATGTGCATTTCCTATTCCGGACGGTGTCTTTTGAGCAACTTCATGACCGGGCGGTCGGCCAATTTGGGTGAATGTACCCAGCCGTGTCGGTGGAAATATGCCCTGGTGGAAGAAAACAGGCCGGGACAATATTTCCCCATTATGGAAGATGAACGGGGCAGCTATATCTTTAATTCGCAGGACTTATGCATGATTCGGCACATCCCTGAACTGGTGACTGCCGGTATCAGGAGCTTTAAGATAGAAGGCCGGATGAAGAGTATTCACTACGTGGCCACGGTGCTCAAGGCCTACCGGCAAGCTATTGATACTTTTATGGAAAACCCTGAGCAGTATCGTTTTCGGGAAGAATGGTTGGAGGAAATCATGAAGGTAAGCCACCGTGAATATACGACCGGTTTCTATTTTGGCCGGCAGCCGGCAGCCGAAAACTATTCCTGTTCCTATAAACGGACCTATGATTTTGTCGGATTGGTCAAAGAGTACCTTGCGGAGGAGCAGACAGCCGTTGTTGAACAACGGAACAGGTTTGCTCGGGGAGACCGGGTGGAGATTGTGGGACCTAACATGGGGCCTATGGAAGTAGAAATAAATGAGATGTGGGATGAGGACGGACAACCGATTGAAGCGGCACCACACCCGCAGCAAATTGTGAAAATAAAAATGCCGGTCAGGGTAGAGCCCTTTTCATTGATACGCCGGGCCAAGCCGGAAGCGGAACACAAACTGCCCTAA
- a CDS encoding O-methyltransferase — MAHVVNREIENYLRQLVPERDLLLKSLEEKAEQEYVSIVLPEVAQFLHLMALQSRAQNILEIGTAIGYSTIWLARVAKQNGGRVTTIEINQRRYEKALNSIKQSGLEDVISVIKAHAADILPTLSGTYDFIFVDAAKGQYSSFFEELYPRLQTGGLIIFDNVLADGLVVCNDEDIERRQRTMVRRLREFLKMITGYPGLVASVIPMGDGLVVGYKTG, encoded by the coding sequence TTGGCGCACGTTGTAAACAGGGAAATAGAAAATTACCTTCGGCAACTGGTTCCGGAACGGGACCTGCTCTTGAAATCACTGGAAGAAAAAGCTGAACAGGAGTATGTATCTATTGTTTTGCCGGAAGTAGCGCAGTTTTTGCATTTGATGGCCTTGCAGAGCCGGGCCCAAAATATTCTGGAGATTGGGACCGCCATAGGGTACTCTACGATTTGGCTGGCCCGGGTTGCCAAACAGAATGGCGGCCGGGTGACGACTATAGAAATTAACCAGAGGAGATATGAAAAGGCATTAAACAGTATCAAACAGAGCGGGCTGGAGGACGTAATTTCAGTTATCAAAGCCCACGCAGCCGACATACTGCCCACCTTAAGCGGGACATATGATTTTATTTTTGTTGACGCCGCCAAAGGCCAGTACAGCAGCTTTTTTGAAGAACTGTACCCCAGGCTGCAGACAGGCGGCCTGATCATATTCGATAATGTTCTGGCCGACGGCCTGGTTGTATGCAATGATGAAGATATCGAAAGGCGGCAGCGGACGATGGTACGCCGTTTACGTGAATTTTTAAAAATGATTACCGGATACCCCGGATTGGTAGCGTCAGTCATCCCCATGGGGGACGGGTTGGTAGTGGGCTATAAAACGGGCTAA
- the mltG gene encoding endolytic transglycosylase MltG, translated as MGDFLWFFIVYQCRTLYNNVENRIYVEEVILVAHLGQAPVKKGPQFIFRLVTKTFFLLALFLGLTAGVGYNQYVNGLKPVASDHGAEIKLTVPTGATTGQIADLLKEKGLIKNSFIFRVYARLHRFDGKLKAGNYTLNTSMSLPQIMSKITGGSVEYITFTIPEGFNTRQIADRLAAKNLINKEVFFDLVANGDFDYDFLNGLPNNEKRLEGYLFPDTYKVTATTTEREIIDMMLARFAREATPEFRQKAQKLGLTLHQAVTLASIVEREAKVDKERPKVAAVFLNRMKKGWKLESCATVQYALGQPKARLLNKDLQIDSPYNTYKYSGLPPTPIASPGRASLQAAVNPANVDYLFFVVSQDGRHVFSRTLAEHNRAKAKYIKETFND; from the coding sequence ATGGGCGATTTTTTGTGGTTTTTCATTGTTTACCAGTGCCGAACATTGTATAATAATGTAGAAAATCGAATTTATGTGGAAGAAGTGATATTGGTGGCACATTTGGGACAAGCCCCTGTAAAAAAGGGTCCGCAGTTTATTTTCAGGTTAGTGACCAAAACATTTTTTTTATTGGCCCTATTTTTAGGGTTAACCGCCGGTGTTGGTTATAACCAATATGTAAATGGATTAAAACCCGTTGCTTCAGATCATGGCGCTGAGATTAAGCTGACTGTTCCCACCGGGGCCACAACGGGTCAAATTGCTGACCTTCTTAAGGAAAAGGGATTGATCAAAAATTCATTTATTTTCCGGGTTTATGCCAGGCTGCACAGGTTTGACGGTAAACTGAAGGCAGGGAATTATACCCTGAATACTTCTATGAGTTTGCCGCAAATAATGTCTAAAATAACTGGGGGTTCGGTGGAGTATATCACTTTTACCATTCCTGAGGGGTTCAATACCAGGCAGATAGCTGACCGGTTGGCTGCCAAAAACCTGATTAACAAAGAAGTGTTTTTTGATTTGGTAGCTAACGGTGACTTTGATTATGATTTTTTAAACGGGTTGCCCAACAATGAAAAAAGGCTGGAAGGCTATCTCTTTCCTGATACTTATAAAGTTACGGCCACAACCACAGAAAGAGAAATAATTGATATGATGCTGGCCCGTTTTGCCCGTGAAGCTACGCCCGAATTCAGGCAAAAAGCTCAGAAACTGGGCCTTACCCTGCACCAGGCCGTGACCCTGGCTTCTATTGTGGAGCGGGAAGCCAAAGTAGATAAAGAACGGCCCAAAGTGGCTGCTGTATTTCTAAACCGCATGAAAAAGGGATGGAAACTGGAATCATGTGCAACGGTACAGTATGCCTTGGGCCAGCCAAAGGCCAGGCTGCTGAACAAGGACCTGCAGATAGATTCACCATATAATACTTATAAATATAGCGGATTGCCACCGACTCCTATTGCTTCGCCGGGCAGGGCTTCCTTGCAGGCTGCTGTGAATCCTGCCAATGTGGATTATCTTTTCTTTGTTGTCTCGCAGGATGGTCGGCACGTATTCAGCAGGACCCTGGCCGAACACAACCGGGCTAAAGCCAAATATATAAAGGAAACCTTTAATGATTAG
- a CDS encoding VanW family protein: protein MSLSTLKVFLLTTIVVAISAVLSFFVAIAVSAQEDQIYSGVWVEDISLGMLTREQARNKLEELNDQIRGKEVQVKYPGGEAAFKLAEIDASIDVEGILKKAWEYGRKGSLLDQWQERRRIAREGVIIPLKINYSRTKFEKLAQKLGAGATIEPQDAKLVITRQDTIQIIPGKQGKVIDTQNALAQIEDILNKKQEPVLNLVLKTKEPEMTTQEVENMHVNGIISHFSTFFNVQKTNRVYNIKVAAGALDGTFIKPGETFSFNKVVGPRSKEAGYKLAPTILNNEFIDSLGGGVCQASTTLYNAVLLAGLPIIERANHSLVVSYVPMGQDAAVAYGGKDFKFKNNLSSWVVLKTEVVGNRLTVKIFGDTALKKDVRITNQILKTYPFKVVYKQDATMYKGKQVIKQKGVNGYKVASQRHIFVNGKEVRAEKLPSSYYKPLDQIILVGTKKVVAKTKTSISTNTNNHKKPVAGQGTLSPGQPPAAPPANGPQPEAPQGNQNNTGVVNSAG from the coding sequence GTGTCATTAAGTACACTAAAAGTTTTCTTGTTGACAACAATAGTCGTGGCAATATCGGCTGTTCTGTCTTTTTTTGTTGCTATAGCGGTTTCAGCTCAGGAAGACCAAATTTATTCCGGGGTCTGGGTGGAAGATATCAGTCTGGGGATGTTAACCAGGGAACAAGCCAGGAATAAGTTAGAAGAGCTGAATGATCAAATTCGTGGAAAAGAGGTTCAGGTCAAATACCCTGGAGGAGAAGCGGCCTTTAAATTAGCAGAAATAGATGCCTCCATTGACGTTGAGGGAATTTTAAAAAAGGCCTGGGAGTATGGCAGAAAAGGGTCTCTTCTGGACCAATGGCAGGAAAGAAGAAGGATTGCCCGTGAGGGGGTAATTATTCCTTTAAAAATTAACTATTCCAGGACTAAGTTTGAAAAGCTGGCCCAAAAACTGGGGGCTGGCGCCACAATAGAGCCGCAGGATGCCAAACTGGTTATTACCCGGCAGGATACAATACAGATTATTCCGGGAAAACAGGGAAAAGTTATTGATACCCAGAATGCCCTGGCGCAAATAGAAGACATACTCAATAAAAAGCAGGAACCTGTTTTAAACCTGGTTCTGAAAACCAAAGAGCCCGAAATGACCACTCAAGAGGTGGAAAACATGCATGTAAACGGCATTATTTCCCATTTTTCCACCTTTTTCAATGTCCAGAAAACCAATAGGGTATATAACATTAAAGTTGCCGCCGGCGCTTTAGACGGGACTTTTATCAAACCCGGCGAAACCTTTTCGTTTAACAAGGTAGTTGGACCAAGGAGCAAAGAAGCAGGGTATAAACTGGCGCCTACCATTTTAAACAATGAGTTTATTGACAGCCTGGGCGGGGGCGTATGCCAGGCATCGACTACCCTTTACAACGCTGTCCTGCTGGCCGGTTTGCCCATTATAGAAAGGGCCAACCATTCCCTGGTGGTCAGTTACGTTCCTATGGGGCAGGACGCGGCGGTAGCTTACGGGGGAAAGGACTTTAAATTCAAAAATAACCTGTCCTCCTGGGTTGTTCTCAAAACGGAAGTGGTCGGCAACAGGCTGACTGTCAAGATATTTGGAGACACTGCCCTGAAAAAAGATGTTCGAATAACCAATCAGATATTGAAGACTTATCCCTTTAAGGTGGTTTATAAACAAGATGCGACAATGTATAAAGGTAAGCAGGTAATTAAACAAAAGGGCGTCAACGGGTACAAGGTCGCTTCTCAGCGGCACATATTCGTAAACGGAAAGGAAGTTCGGGCTGAAAAATTGCCTTCGAGTTACTATAAGCCTTTGGACCAGATCATACTGGTTGGAACCAAAAAAGTTGTGGCTAAAACCAAAACTTCCATTTCTACTAATACCAATAACCATAAAAAGCCCGTGGCCGGCCAGGGGACCCTATCACCCGGCCAGCCTCCTGCGGCACCGCCTGCCAATGGGCCCCAGCCCGAGGCGCCGCAAGGAAACCAAAACAATACGGGCGTGGTCAATTCGGCAGGCTAA
- a CDS encoding DUF1292 domain-containing protein, translating into MTEDNNVITLTDEEGQEHDFTVIDVIEVKDSEYAILLPMGDDEDEEAIILKITKDENGEEILVDIEDDEEWEEVADTWASMVEEDE; encoded by the coding sequence ATGACCGAAGATAACAATGTCATCACCCTTACGGATGAAGAAGGGCAAGAGCATGATTTTACGGTTATTGACGTAATCGAGGTAAAAGATTCCGAATATGCTATTCTTCTACCTATGGGTGACGATGAGGACGAGGAGGCAATAATTCTGAAGATCACAAAGGATGAGAACGGAGAAGAAATTCTTGTCGATATCGAAGATGACGAAGAGTGGGAAGAAGTAGCAGATACATGGGCCAGCATGGTTGAAGAGGACGAATAA
- the ruvX gene encoding Holliday junction resolvase RuvX — translation MRVMGLDVGTKRIGVAVSDPLRLTAQGLTVIKKGEELTELPRIIEQMEVSEIVVGLPKNMDGSLGPKAQEILELTEKLRETLQLPVHTYDERLTTVAAERILLEADLSRAKRRQVVDKTAAVLILQGYLDSTR, via the coding sequence ATGCGGGTAATGGGATTGGATGTAGGCACAAAAAGAATAGGGGTTGCCGTCAGTGACCCCTTGCGGTTGACAGCCCAGGGGTTGACGGTTATCAAAAAGGGTGAGGAATTAACCGAACTGCCCAGGATAATCGAACAAATGGAAGTAAGCGAAATAGTGGTGGGTTTACCTAAAAACATGGATGGCAGCCTGGGGCCAAAAGCCCAGGAAATATTGGAATTGACTGAAAAGTTAAGGGAAACTTTACAACTGCCCGTTCATACCTATGATGAGCGCTTGACAACGGTAGCAGCGGAACGGATACTGCTGGAGGCCGACTTATCAAGGGCCAAACGCAGGCAGGTAGTAGACAAGACTGCGGCTGTGTTAATATTACAGGGCTATTTGGATTCAACAAGATGA
- a CDS encoding aldo/keto reductase yields the protein MEYRELGKTGLQVSRLCFGALTIGPLQRNLPLREGAEVLRHAFRMGVNFIDTADLYGTYPYIREALRGMGREIIVASKSYDYTREGMRKSVEKARRELDRDVVDIFMLHEQESELTIRGHWEAFEYLLEAKEKGIVRAVGISTHKVAGVHAATRIKEIDVIHPLINRDGIGISDGSAQDMLQAIKDAAAAGKGIYGMKPLGGGHLYKRVPEALAFVLQQDCLHSIALGMYTKEEVDMNVSIFNGEPLTNEIYHKVKQIPKRLHVEDWCQGCARCTEKCPVGALAIRKGKVSVDREKCLLCGYCGAVCPEFCLKII from the coding sequence ATGGAATATCGAGAGCTTGGCAAGACCGGTCTTCAGGTGTCGCGCCTGTGTTTCGGCGCTTTGACCATCGGGCCGCTGCAGCGCAACCTGCCCCTACGGGAGGGAGCAGAGGTTTTAAGGCATGCTTTCCGCATGGGAGTTAATTTCATTGATACGGCTGACCTGTATGGAACATACCCTTATATTCGGGAAGCTTTGAGGGGTATGGGCAGAGAAATCATTGTTGCTTCCAAGTCTTACGATTATACCCGTGAAGGAATGCGGAAAAGTGTAGAAAAAGCCCGCCGGGAACTGGACCGGGATGTGGTAGACATTTTTATGCTGCACGAACAGGAATCGGAACTCACCATCAGAGGCCATTGGGAGGCCTTTGAATACCTTTTGGAGGCCAAAGAAAAAGGTATCGTCAGGGCTGTAGGCATTTCTACCCACAAGGTGGCCGGTGTTCATGCTGCAACGCGGATTAAGGAAATAGACGTCATCCACCCGTTAATTAACAGAGACGGAATCGGTATTTCTGACGGTTCAGCGCAAGACATGCTGCAGGCCATAAAGGATGCTGCTGCGGCGGGCAAAGGTATATATGGCATGAAGCCGTTGGGCGGAGGGCATTTGTATAAACGGGTACCGGAGGCGCTGGCCTTTGTTTTGCAGCAGGATTGTTTGCATTCCATAGCTTTGGGCATGTATACTAAAGAGGAAGTGGACATGAACGTCAGCATCTTTAACGGCGAGCCGTTGACCAACGAGATTTACCACAAGGTAAAACAGATACCAAAACGGCTCCACGTGGAAGACTGGTGCCAGGGCTGCGCACGATGCACGGAAAAGTGTCCCGTAGGAGCTCTGGCCATCCGAAAAGGGAAAGTTTCCGTGGATAGGGAAAAATGTCTGTTATGCGGATATTGTGGCGCCGTGTGCCCGGAGTTTTGTTTGAAGATAATTTAA
- a CDS encoding IreB family regulatory phosphoprotein produces the protein MNKGSFEETMLFKAKIEDINEAKDILFQVYEALREKGYNPINQIVGYLLSGDPAYITSHKNARSLIRKLERDDLMEELVRSYLQK, from the coding sequence ATGAACAAAGGATCTTTCGAGGAAACCATGTTATTTAAGGCCAAAATTGAAGACATTAATGAGGCCAAAGATATATTGTTTCAGGTCTATGAAGCCTTGAGGGAAAAAGGATACAATCCCATAAATCAGATTGTGGGCTATCTGCTTTCCGGCGACCCGGCCTATATAACCAGCCATAAAAATGCCAGGAGTCTAATCAGAAAACTGGAGCGGGATGACCTGATGGAGGAATTGGTAAGGAGTTATTTGCAAAAGTAA